From a region of the candidate division TA06 bacterium genome:
- a CDS encoding alkaline phosphatase family protein has product MDLGTAVFILLDGFRHDYLSEKDTPFLWELSKKGSAIVSKTREPFGFQSRPAYLAGLYPEESGVCTLFKYSPETSPFKGTGPLSRLEGLPRLRLWIRKRVELKTSRLAGPIYRYLHTTAQVPLTLLPFFDYSEKELPWEMSLVTPTIFDLIKKTGGESIYVGWPEYSSQYTDETVVSRLCESLSVKHRFAFVQLGLLDGVGHTHGPDSVEIKKALKETDSRVRELYSTFEKISGSFVLFIFGDHGMVKVKEHLPIWSRLRMLPCKLGRDYLVFLDSTTARFWFFDENSKEPIEGLLKEVGGGKLLDDADRKTHHIRFNNREYGDLIFLAHSGNLIHPCFFGVGSDAPRGMHGYDPDCTENQGIFILAPDASKRIRTPEVVDLVDIYATTVSFLGYEVDEMAHGKNLLADKF; this is encoded by the coding sequence TTGGATTTGGGAACCGCAGTCTTTATTCTTCTTGATGGCTTCAGGCACGACTACCTGTCTGAAAAAGACACTCCATTTCTATGGGAGCTTTCCAAAAAGGGCAGTGCGATCGTCTCAAAGACGCGTGAGCCTTTCGGTTTCCAGTCCAGACCTGCATATCTGGCTGGACTCTATCCCGAAGAGAGTGGTGTCTGTACTCTTTTCAAATACTCGCCAGAGACGAGCCCGTTCAAGGGGACGGGTCCATTGTCACGCCTGGAGGGACTGCCCAGGCTTAGGCTGTGGATCAGAAAGAGGGTAGAGTTGAAGACCTCGAGGCTTGCCGGGCCAATATACAGGTACTTGCATACGACAGCTCAGGTTCCCTTGACGCTTCTTCCTTTTTTTGACTACTCGGAGAAGGAACTTCCCTGGGAGATGAGTCTGGTAACGCCCACCATTTTTGACCTGATAAAGAAGACAGGTGGGGAATCTATTTATGTGGGCTGGCCGGAGTACTCTTCCCAGTACACCGACGAAACGGTTGTCTCTCGCCTTTGTGAGTCTTTGAGTGTGAAGCACAGGTTCGCGTTTGTCCAACTCGGACTGTTGGACGGTGTGGGCCATACGCACGGGCCGGATTCGGTAGAGATCAAGAAGGCTCTGAAAGAAACGGATTCTCGAGTGAGAGAGCTATACTCAACTTTTGAAAAGATTTCTGGGTCTTTCGTTCTATTCATATTCGGTGACCATGGAATGGTGAAGGTGAAAGAGCACCTCCCTATATGGAGCAGGTTGCGAATGCTTCCGTGTAAACTGGGAAGAGATTATCTCGTTTTTCTTGACTCTACAACTGCAAGGTTCTGGTTCTTTGACGAGAATTCGAAGGAACCGATAGAAGGTCTGCTGAAGGAAGTTGGCGGCGGCAAGCTGCTTGATGATGCGGACAGAAAGACCCACCACATAAGATTCAACAACAGAGAATATGGCGATCTCATTTTTCTTGCTCACTCTGGTAATCTGATTCATCCGTGCTTCTTTGGTGTTGGTAGTGACGCGCCAAGGGGGATGCACGGATACGATCCTGACTGCACTGAGAATCAGGGTATTTTCATCCTTGCCCCGGATGCATCCAAAAGGATAAGGACTCCGGAAGTCGTGGACCTAGTTGACATCTATGCTACAACTGTAAGTTTTCTCGGGTATGAGGTTGATGAGATGGCGCACGGCAAGAACCTCCTGGCAGATAAATTCTAG
- a CDS encoding radical SAM protein — translation MVLTSAKETVDWWYRWLTSKPRRSPVHAQVLITGKCNARCVQCNIWSRYQENPELADDELSTEELLELADQLEDLCVKTVSISGGEPFMRKDLFRFVRALKEKKIWVNVTTNGSMLNEVNRKAVIETHLDSLTVSIDGTEEVHSRLRKGLSFQKTYSDLKELASLSKAIGDGKPCLNVASVVTGENVESIIELNKTITQESLGINHSFGSLISFAEQFGVTREGGRIHGLEVDDAQMDWLMAHLPEEKDRFAYRMMRKYNAGESSYPSLFHPCLAGLFNIVISEMGDVLPCCTWSEGGVVGNIRARPISQIWLSPEFREKRRQIRKGHCPGCWISTYVENSLPVWPESIVKRLGKKVGFGNRSLYSS, via the coding sequence GTGGTGCTTACTAGCGCAAAAGAGACTGTAGACTGGTGGTACAGGTGGCTCACCTCCAAACCTCGTCGTTCTCCTGTCCACGCTCAGGTCTTGATAACTGGAAAGTGCAATGCGAGGTGTGTTCAGTGCAATATCTGGTCAAGATATCAAGAAAACCCTGAGCTTGCTGACGATGAGCTTTCCACCGAAGAATTGCTCGAGCTGGCAGATCAGCTTGAAGATCTGTGTGTCAAGACTGTTTCTATATCAGGCGGCGAGCCCTTCATGAGAAAAGACTTGTTTCGATTTGTGCGCGCCCTCAAAGAGAAAAAGATATGGGTGAATGTTACGACCAACGGCTCCATGCTCAATGAGGTGAATAGAAAAGCAGTCATTGAGACCCATCTGGACAGCCTAACTGTTTCAATTGATGGGACAGAAGAGGTTCACTCAAGACTCAGAAAGGGGTTGTCCTTCCAGAAAACTTACTCTGACCTGAAGGAGTTGGCCTCACTCAGTAAAGCGATTGGTGACGGAAAGCCTTGCTTGAACGTGGCCTCAGTAGTCACAGGAGAGAATGTCGAATCTATTATCGAACTGAACAAGACTATTACTCAAGAAAGTCTGGGAATAAACCATTCCTTCGGGAGTCTTATTAGCTTTGCCGAGCAATTCGGTGTGACGAGAGAAGGCGGCAGGATCCACGGTCTTGAGGTGGACGATGCTCAAATGGATTGGCTGATGGCGCATCTGCCAGAAGAGAAAGACAGATTTGCGTACCGGATGATGAGGAAGTACAATGCAGGAGAGTCAAGTTACCCGTCACTTTTTCATCCTTGTCTCGCAGGGCTTTTCAACATCGTCATCTCAGAGATGGGAGATGTTCTACCTTGCTGCACCTGGAGCGAGGGGGGAGTAGTGGGAAACATTCGGGCCAGGCCGATCTCTCAAATATGGCTGAGTCCAGAATTCAGAGAGAAACGGAGGCAAATAAGAAAGGGACACTGTCCAGGATGTTGGATAAGCACCTACGTGGAGAACTCACTTCCTGTATGGCCGGAGTCGATCGTAAAAAGGCTCGGAAAGAAGGTTGGATTTGGGAACCGCAGTCTTTATTCTTCTTGA
- a CDS encoding glycosyltransferase, translating to MAPSVAVIIRTKNEEEFIRETLEVVCAQTKKPDEIIVVDSGSCDNTLQIASHFETIVVQIEPEEFTYGRALNIGFERASSDLLVSLSADAQPADENWLAKLTGALKDARTAGVYGRQIAGPRTNLSEKRDLQIRYGTERKVQSEDYFFSNVNSAIKKEVWNRIRFSESIAGAEDWDWARRVQEEGHVVVYEPDAAVFHSDDDAFMAAYRRMKRVTCGVASLDPSLRVSLEQVLVETAIQTVLDMRFIARSGMNLRSMFYSPFYRLARSMGRYRGVHYGKRASHTD from the coding sequence ATGGCTCCATCCGTCGCGGTAATCATAAGGACCAAGAATGAGGAGGAGTTCATCAGAGAGACCCTTGAGGTTGTCTGCGCACAGACCAAGAAGCCGGATGAGATCATAGTAGTAGATTCCGGATCCTGCGATAATACTCTTCAAATTGCATCCCACTTCGAAACGATAGTTGTTCAGATAGAACCAGAAGAGTTCACTTATGGCCGGGCGCTCAACATAGGTTTTGAACGGGCCAGCTCAGATTTGCTCGTCTCCTTGAGCGCGGACGCACAGCCAGCGGATGAGAATTGGCTGGCAAAACTGACTGGTGCACTTAAAGACGCAAGGACTGCAGGGGTTTATGGAAGGCAGATTGCAGGCCCCAGAACAAATCTCTCGGAAAAAAGGGATTTGCAGATTCGCTACGGTACAGAGAGGAAGGTGCAGTCAGAGGATTACTTTTTTTCGAATGTCAACTCAGCGATCAAAAAGGAAGTCTGGAACAGAATAAGGTTTAGCGAATCAATAGCCGGGGCCGAGGACTGGGATTGGGCGCGCAGGGTCCAGGAAGAGGGGCATGTGGTTGTGTACGAGCCCGACGCTGCCGTTTTTCACTCTGATGACGACGCATTTATGGCGGCATACAGACGAATGAAGCGAGTCACCTGCGGAGTAGCAAGCTTGGACCCATCTTTGAGGGTGAGTCTTGAGCAGGTGCTTGTCGAGACTGCAATACAGACAGTTCTGGACATGAGATTCATCGCACGGAGTGGAATGAACTTAAGGAGCATGTTCTATTCACCGTTTTATAGACTGGCCAGGTCCATGGGTAGATACCGAGGAGTCCACTACGGGAAAAGAGCCTCACATACAGACTGA
- a CDS encoding sigma-54-dependent Fis family transcriptional regulator, which yields MARERVMIVDDEESIREWLSIALKKEGYEIKCAENGEQALELYKKDRFDAIITDIRMPKLDGLELLKEIKGLNPSANIIMTTAFGSMESAIEALRGGAADYITKPFKIEEVKLRLEKIMESERLKRENIYLKAVLKKKEGERKIIGKSPAFMNVLAMVDKISKSDSTIMIYGDSGTGKEIIAKEIHNRSNRVDRAFITINCGALPETLLESELFGHKKGSFTGAIKDKAGLFQVADKGTFFLDEVGETSPGTQVKLLRVLQEREIVPVGSTSPIKVDVRVIAATNEDLEQKMDDGVFRKDLFYRLNVIPLRIPPMKERRTDIPLLTDYFLKKYCTKMGVPLKKISSGASQVMMRYSWPGNVRELENAIERAIVLQEGDTVRIGDLPEKMIQETPKQVFGSLKEKEKEAIASALEETAWNAAKAARTLGIHPSTLYRKLKRYGMDKK from the coding sequence ATGGCCCGTGAACGTGTTATGATAGTCGATGACGAAGAATCAATACGTGAATGGCTCTCCATTGCCTTGAAGAAAGAAGGCTACGAGATAAAGTGCGCAGAAAATGGCGAACAGGCGCTGGAGCTGTACAAAAAGGACAGATTTGATGCAATAATAACCGACATACGAATGCCTAAGCTGGATGGCCTTGAACTCTTGAAAGAGATAAAGGGGCTCAACCCCTCTGCCAATATTATAATGACCACTGCCTTCGGGTCGATGGAGTCGGCGATAGAAGCTCTAAGGGGTGGCGCTGCCGACTACATAACGAAGCCATTCAAGATAGAAGAGGTGAAACTGAGGCTGGAAAAGATAATGGAGAGCGAAAGGCTGAAGCGGGAAAACATATACCTTAAAGCGGTGCTGAAGAAGAAGGAAGGCGAAAGAAAGATCATCGGAAAAAGCCCCGCTTTTATGAACGTGCTAGCTATGGTGGATAAGATATCAAAATCGGATTCCACGATAATGATCTATGGAGACAGCGGGACTGGAAAAGAGATCATCGCCAAAGAGATTCACAATAGAAGTAACCGGGTGGATAGGGCTTTCATAACAATAAACTGCGGCGCACTTCCTGAAACTCTACTGGAAAGCGAGCTGTTTGGACACAAGAAGGGCTCCTTTACAGGTGCTATCAAGGACAAGGCAGGCCTTTTTCAGGTGGCAGACAAAGGGACGTTCTTCCTGGATGAGGTTGGCGAAACTTCGCCGGGCACTCAGGTGAAGCTTCTGCGTGTATTGCAGGAAAGGGAGATTGTGCCGGTAGGCAGTACTTCTCCGATCAAGGTGGACGTAAGGGTGATTGCGGCGACGAATGAAGACCTTGAGCAGAAGATGGACGACGGGGTGTTCAGGAAGGACCTCTTTTATAGATTGAATGTTATCCCGCTGCGCATACCACCTATGAAGGAAAGACGAACTGATATTCCCCTTCTCACAGATTATTTTCTGAAGAAATACTGTACTAAGATGGGAGTTCCCCTGAAGAAGATATCGTCTGGGGCCTCACAGGTTATGATGCGTTACTCATGGCCAGGAAATGTGAGGGAACTCGAGAATGCAATAGAGAGAGCAATTGTACTCCAGGAGGGGGACACCGTAAGAATTGGGGACCTTCCTGAGAAGATGATACAGGAGACACCAAAGCAGGTGTTTGGTTCCCTGAAAGAGAAAGAGAAGGAGGCGATAGCTTCTGCACTGGAGGAGACCGCTTGGAATGCAGCTAAGGCTGCAAGGACTCTCGGCATACATCCATCGACCCTCTATAGAAAGCTAAAGAGATACGGAATGGATAAGAAGTAA
- a CDS encoding PAS domain S-box protein: MSPQRPTQTLDWLIISRPIGVSAILGVGTFILREEPSKVIPLALLVFITYILSLVYWFALRKRLPFRPFVWAQLATDVVLATAIVGFSGGAESQFSLLYFVPVICGALFLVGRGSFTMALLSSISYLLLLASEYRNYFQWLQPGLDVEYVRDYIFLRGYMHVLFFFGVAAMGTYLAERLRKGVQELEDVKLTTDDILENMGAGVITVDAAGRIIYFNWAAGAILDCESGGAGGRMLEEIMPKGAQGLTQLILEGLKASRNEYRREIDIHLGGGRIKPVGVSGKVMENKIGQRRGYLVLFSDLTDVRETQERLKRSERMAAIGQLSADMAHEIRNPLASIRGSVEMLASETDYGGDRKRLMHLVIKETDRLDTIIEHFLRFARSKDPSFRKVSLNRVIEEVLDLVKAHPDFRETIELRTVLSDADATVSADPEQVKQVFLNLCLNSLSAMNDGGQLTIEVLQTDGAFGVAVTDTGIGIKKSAISRIFQPFYSTRKKGIGLGLSIAHKIVEKHEGWIDVESNPGKGSKFTVWLRKSDSSKEGE, translated from the coding sequence ATGAGTCCCCAGAGGCCTACCCAGACCCTAGATTGGCTCATCATATCACGTCCCATAGGTGTTAGCGCCATACTGGGGGTAGGGACTTTCATTCTCAGAGAAGAGCCCTCCAAGGTCATACCCCTGGCTCTTCTTGTCTTCATAACCTATATCCTGAGCCTTGTCTACTGGTTCGCTCTGCGGAAGCGGTTGCCCTTTCGCCCCTTCGTGTGGGCCCAGCTAGCCACAGATGTTGTTCTGGCCACTGCCATTGTCGGTTTCTCCGGAGGTGCAGAAAGCCAGTTTTCTCTCCTGTACTTCGTGCCAGTGATATGCGGGGCTCTGTTTCTGGTTGGCCGCGGAAGCTTCACAATGGCCTTGCTCTCTTCGATATCATATTTGTTGCTCCTGGCTTCCGAATACCGAAACTACTTCCAATGGCTTCAGCCCGGTCTGGACGTGGAATATGTGAGGGATTATATTTTCCTTCGTGGCTATATGCATGTGTTGTTCTTCTTTGGGGTGGCGGCCATGGGGACGTATCTTGCGGAAAGACTACGTAAGGGTGTCCAGGAATTGGAGGACGTGAAGCTTACCACAGATGACATACTTGAAAACATGGGAGCAGGTGTAATCACTGTTGATGCGGCAGGCCGTATCATTTACTTCAACTGGGCCGCGGGGGCGATTCTGGATTGTGAATCTGGTGGTGCTGGCGGACGGATGCTTGAGGAGATTATGCCGAAGGGGGCGCAGGGCCTGACCCAACTGATACTTGAGGGGCTTAAGGCCAGCCGGAACGAATACAGGCGAGAGATCGACATACATCTAGGCGGGGGACGAATCAAGCCGGTGGGTGTGAGCGGTAAGGTGATGGAGAACAAGATAGGACAGCGCAGGGGATACCTTGTGCTATTCAGCGACCTGACGGATGTGAGGGAGACTCAGGAGAGGTTGAAGCGTTCGGAGAGAATGGCAGCCATAGGACAACTTTCAGCAGATATGGCACATGAAATAAGGAACCCCCTGGCCTCAATAAGAGGCTCGGTAGAAATGCTTGCCAGTGAGACTGACTATGGTGGTGACAGGAAGAGGCTGATGCATCTGGTGATAAAAGAGACGGACAGGCTCGACACAATAATAGAGCACTTTTTGAGGTTTGCCCGCTCAAAGGACCCGAGTTTCCGGAAGGTGTCGCTTAACAGAGTGATTGAAGAGGTCCTGGATTTAGTCAAGGCTCACCCGGATTTCAGGGAGACAATTGAACTGAGAACAGTACTATCTGACGCAGATGCCACAGTGAGCGCGGATCCTGAGCAGGTAAAACAGGTCTTCCTGAATCTTTGTCTTAACTCGCTTAGTGCAATGAATGATGGTGGGCAGCTTACCATCGAGGTGCTCCAGACAGACGGGGCATTTGGCGTGGCAGTCACAGATACTGGAATCGGAATAAAGAAGAGCGCGATATCCAGGATTTTCCAACCGTTCTACTCCACGAGAAAGAAGGGGATTGGTCTGGGGCTTTCCATAGCTCACAAAATAGTGGAAAAGCACGAGGGGTGGATTGATGTGGAAAGCAACCCTGGTAAGGGGTCAAAATTCACAGTGTGGTTGCGCAAGTCTGACTCCAGTAAGGAAGGGGAGTGA
- a CDS encoding type II secretion system F family protein has protein sequence MPIFVWKGRSASGAVQTGELVAESQQEVFAALRAKKIIPTSVRPKPKEIGLPFLKGGRLGTRDLSIFTRQFATMINAGLPLMQCLEIQSQQTDNPGFKKVLRQIMEDVEGGATLAEALRRQKGSFSTLYVNMVEAGETGGALDVILVRLANYLEKAAALARKIKGAMIYPAMIVSVAVVAVGVILIAVIPVFAQLFSEFGAELPLATRIVIGLSDILRRYSWIFLIFAIALIVAVKMTYQRDAGKLAIDKALLRMPVMGDLIRKTAIARFSRTLSTLLASGVPILDALETTAKTAGNKVVENAVRAARSSISEGETIAGPLSKEAVFPPMVVQMISIGEATGGLDDMLSKIADFYDTEVDAAVENLTSALEPIIMVFLGTVIGGIVIAMYLPIFKIATIVGGGH, from the coding sequence AGAAGATAATCCCTACCTCTGTCAGGCCAAAACCCAAGGAGATAGGTCTGCCCTTCTTGAAGGGAGGAAGGCTGGGGACGAGAGACCTGTCCATATTCACCCGTCAGTTTGCGACCATGATAAACGCGGGACTTCCTCTCATGCAGTGCCTTGAAATCCAGAGCCAGCAGACTGATAATCCTGGGTTCAAGAAGGTTCTTCGCCAGATAATGGAAGATGTTGAGGGTGGCGCTACTCTGGCCGAGGCGCTCCGAAGACAGAAAGGGAGCTTCAGCACCCTCTATGTGAACATGGTAGAAGCGGGCGAGACCGGCGGTGCTCTGGACGTGATTCTGGTGAGATTGGCCAACTACCTTGAAAAGGCAGCTGCACTTGCGAGAAAGATAAAGGGTGCCATGATATATCCGGCGATGATCGTCAGTGTTGCTGTCGTGGCTGTGGGGGTGATTCTAATCGCGGTTATCCCTGTGTTTGCGCAGCTGTTTTCGGAATTCGGAGCAGAGCTTCCTCTGGCAACACGCATAGTCATTGGGCTCAGTGATATTCTGCGAAGGTACTCCTGGATTTTTCTGATATTTGCAATCGCTCTAATTGTGGCTGTGAAAATGACGTACCAGAGAGATGCCGGGAAATTGGCGATAGACAAGGCTCTCCTCAGGATGCCCGTGATGGGGGACCTGATCAGGAAGACTGCAATTGCCAGGTTCTCACGAACTCTCTCCACTCTTCTTGCAAGTGGTGTTCCAATCCTGGATGCACTTGAAACGACTGCAAAGACGGCAGGAAACAAGGTGGTGGAGAATGCAGTAAGGGCCGCGCGGTCGAGCATCAGTGAAGGTGAAACGATTGCGGGTCCCTTGTCAAAAGAAGCGGTTTTCCCCCCCATGGTAGTTCAGATGATATCTATTGGAGAGGCGACTGGTGGGCTCGACGACATGCTCTCAAAGATTGCTGATTTTTATGATACCGAGGTAGATGCAGCGGTGGAAAACCTCACTTCTGCGCTTGAGCCCATAATCATGGTTTTTCTGGGCACGGTAATCGGCGGCATAGTCATCGCCATGTATTTGCCCATATTCAAGATCGCCACCATCGTGGGTGGGGGGCATTAA